Proteins found in one Anopheles aquasalis chromosome 3, idAnoAquaMG_Q_19, whole genome shotgun sequence genomic segment:
- the LOC126577338 gene encoding regulator of nonsense transcripts 2 — protein sequence MGMDQNTEEPESGNQPEDETVQAAEESPSEDEKAEVCAFVAGLEERYAQKAAFRQQNLNVTHPSEEYFFKYDSSVKKNTALVKKLKQFTAQQLTAIMSDVRTLNLTKYISEVSAALVEAKLKMSDIPAIITLCNYLHQTYAEFSSTMFENWQKLLLIKPGEKVQNASKMRVDLRFYAELVSVGIFSNKIGLPLLGACLVGLIAQDKEEHINLSIVLSFCKHCGDEYAGLLSARMSKLAAKYEIEIPVSTLLPPDKQCSLRNLLKDYYHSLAEHLRIEHGQLQQAEKSKWKMLHMKGEITTEKREQLLQLQSSYTKLFASTETLADLLGEPMPVLLAAPEASVPPEGTVVDEKGEGLEFGPLDPWRDDETKSFYVDLPDLRQFLPNFCGKREEEEVDLGVDVEPPITEEVLDQDPELDEELTESEIKAFVEQQQQQQQVESGEVVEGAAEAPDTPARVDDANGAQNGGANNRKQFEQFAQSLHNCVNRDLIDNAAIEFLLNFNTKSKRKRLVKVLFGVQRTRLDLLPMYARFVAIINLVATDLGAELCQMLKVDFKYHIKKKDQINIETKIKVVRYIGELVKFNIYKKLDALYCLRCLLQSFQHHYIEMTCAFLEVCGVYLYNCRESRMRTNAFLEQMMRLKTNTTMNGRYAQLVENCYYLVKRPEGLRMARKVRPLMHTYIRHLIYRELNKTNADKLIKLLRRLNWDDPDTFEYTVKCLSKAYNVRYHLIRDLADLVSGLASYQEKAVIRVVDTVFEDIRAGLEIHDNKLAQRRVAMVKYLGELYNYQLVEATNILNTLYSIISYGVQTMPDAPPSAVDPPGSLFRLKLVCVLLDTCGMYFTSGLNRKLLDYFIVFFQHYYWIKRSHPCFQVTGERDLFPILDDQMYRECLRNLRPKLKLHTSYERAAAAVEALRQKLYPESTEHDGDPLMSGGAEWEEWKQKQQQQQDQLDSIKETSELLTDQRSESDEYSSDVGDMSETYDLGGNAPYDDYEDANNAGAGTTDQDQDDQEYDRSTPVGTEQERMPEDLDFEREYERMASDCYQQRVRDSNKIHPKQIPTPVSFRNETKKTYDQLQMPNQQKSDMVPFALMIRSKGKQQQYKTFEAPEDSQLAQYIREQERRQQEEKDSVKRLTLNISERLEEEDYQELLAQSSRGPDTMRPRPVKPVKFKHPRGVPDVDAIFH from the exons ATGGGTATGGATCAGAACACGGAGGAACCGGAATCTGGTAACCAACCGGAAGATGAAACAGTGCAGGCTGCAGAGGAATCCCCGAGCGAAGACGAGAAGGCTGAGGTGTGCGCCTTTGTGGCCGGGCTGGAGGAGCGCTATGCACAGAAGGCCGCCTTCCGGCAGCAGAACCTGAACGTGACCCATCCGTCGGAGGAATACTTCTTCAAGTACGACTCGAGCGTAAAGAAGAATACGGCCTTGGTGAAGAAACTGAAGCAATTTACGGCCCAGCAGCTGACCGCGATCATGAGCGACGTTCGCACGCTGAACCTCACGAAGTACATCTCGGAGGTAAGCGCGGCCCTTGTTGAGGCGAAGCTAAAGATGAGCGACATCCCGGCGATCATCACGCTGTGCAACTATCTGCACCAAACGTACGCCGAGTTCTCCTCGACCATGTTCGAGAACTGGCAAAAGCTGCTGTTGATCAAACCGGGTGAGAAGGTGCAGAACGCGAGTAAGATGCGTGTCGATCTGCGGTTCTACGCCGAGCTGGTCAGTGTTGGGATCTTCTCGAACAAGATCGGATTGCCTCTGCTGGGGGCCTGTCTCGTGGGGCTGATCGCGCAAGATAAAGAGGAACACATCAACCTATCGATCGTGCTCTCGTTCTGCAAGCACTGTGGCGACGAGTACGCTGGACTCCTGTCGGCAAGAATGTCGAAACTGGCGGCCAAGTATGAGATTGAGATACCGGTCTCTACGCTTCTACCACCGGATAAGCAATGCAGCTTGCGGAACTTGCTCAAGGACTACTATCACTCGCTAGCGGAACATCTTCGGATCGAGCATGGTCAGCTGCAGCAGGCAGAAAAGTCCAAGTGGAAGATGCTGCACATGAAGGGAGAGATCACGACTGAAAAGCGTGAGCAGCTGCTACAGCTGCAAAGCTCGTACACCAAGCTGTTCGCCTCGACCGAAACGCTGGCGGATCTACTCGGTGAGCCTATGCCGGTGCTACTGGCCGCTCCGGAAGCGAGCGTACCGCCCGAGGGAACGGTGGTCGACGAGAAGGGCGAAGGTCTAGAGTTTGGTCCGCTGGATCCGTGGCGCGATGATGAAACGAAATCGTTCTACGTCGATCTGCCCGATTTACGCCAATTTTTGCCCAACTTCTGTGGCAAacgcgaggaagaggaagtggaTTTGGGCGTTGACGTGGAACCGCCAATAACGGAGGAGGTGCTCGATCAGGATCCGGAGCTTGATGAAGAGCTGACCGAATCGGAGATTAAAGCGTTtgtcgagcagcaacagcagcaacaacaagtggAAAGCGGTGAGGTCGTGGAAGGAGCTGCGGAGGCACCGGATACGCCTGCCCGCGTTGATGACGCTAATGGTGCCCAGAATGGTGGGGCAAACAACCGGAAACAGTTTGAGCAATTTGCCCAGAGTCTGCACAACTGCGTCAATCGTGATCTCATCGATAATGCGGCCATCGAGTTTCTGCTCAATTTCAACACCAAGAGCAAGCGCAAGCGTCTAGTGAAGGTGCTGTTTGGTGTGCAGCGAACGCGGCTCGATCTGCTGCCGATGTACGCCCGGTTCGTGGCCATCATCAATCTCGTTGCTACCGATCTCGGTGCGGAGCTGTGCCAGATGCTGAAGGTCGACTTTAAGTATCACATCAAGAAGAAGGATCAGATCAACATCGAGACGAAGATCAAGGTGGTACGGTACATCGGTGAGCTGGTCAAGTTCAATATCTACAAAAAGCTGGACGCCCTGTACTGTCTGCGATGTCTGCTGCAAAGCTTCCAGCATCATTATATCGAAATGACGTGCGCGTTCCTCGAGGTATGCGGCGTGTATCTGTACAACTGCCGCGAAAGCCGAATGCGCACGAACGCCTTTCTGGAGCAGATGATGCGCCTTAAGACGAACACCACGATGAACGGACGGTACGCACAGCTGGTGGAGAACTGTTACTATCTGGTGAAGCGACCGGAAGGGCTGCGTATGGCGCGGAAGGTGCGCCCGCTCATGCACACCTACATCCGGCATCTGATCTATCGCGAGCTGAATAAGACGAATGCGGACAAATTGATCAAGCTGCTGAGACGACTCAACTGGGACGATCCGGATACGTTCGAGTATACGGTCAAGTGCTTGTCGAAGGCGTACAACGTTCGCTATCATCTGATTCGGGATCTGGCCGACCTGGTGTCAGGGTTGGCATCCTATCAGGAGAAAGCCGTTATCCGTGTGGTCGATACGGTGTTCGAGGATATCCGTGCTGGGCTCGAGATACACGACAATAAGCTAGCACAACGTAGAGTGGCCATGGTGAAGTATCTGGGTGAACTGTACAACTATCAGCTAGTCGAAGCGACCAACATACTCAACACGCTCTACTCGATCATCTCGTACGGAGTGCAGACAATGCCGGATGCACCTCCGTCGGCCGTTGATCCACCGGGTTCCCTGTTTCGTTTGAAGCTGGTCTGCGTGCTGCTGGACACTTGCGGGATGTACTTCACCAGCGGACTGAACCGCAAGCTGCTCGACTATTTCATCGTCTTCTTCCAGCATTACTACTGGATCAAGCGTTCTCACCCATGCTTTCAGGTGACCGGCGAAAGGGATCTCTTTCCCATTCTGGACGATCAGATGTATCGCGAGTGTTTGAGAAACCTGCGGCCCAAGCTGAAGCTGCACACGAGCTACGAACGAGCAGCGGCTGCCGTTGAAGCACTCCGGCAAAAGCTATATCCAGAATCGACCGAGCACGATGGCGATCCGCTAATGTCCGGTGGAGCGGAGTGGGAAgaatggaagcaaaagcaacaacagcaacaggaccAGCTGGATTCCATCAAGGAGACCTCGGAGCTACTCACCGATCagcgatcggaatcggatgaATATTCTTCGGATGTTGGTGATATGTCGGAGACATACGATCTAGGAGGAAATGCACCGTATGATGACTATGAAGACGCTAACAATGCTGGAGCCGGCACTACCGATCAGGATCAGGACGATCAAGAGTACGATCGTAGTACACCGGTGGGAACGGAGCAGGAGCGCATGCCGGAAGATCTGGACTTTGAGCGAGAGTATGAGCGTATGGCTTCCGATTGCTACCAGCAGCGGGTGCGTGACTCTAACAAAATCCATCCGAAGCAGATACCGACACCGGTTTCGTTCCGcaatgaaaccaaaaaaacctaCGACCAGCTGCAG ATGCCGAATCAACAGAAATCGGACATGGTGCCCTTCGCTTTGATGATCCGCAGCAagggcaaacagcagcagtataAAACGTTCGAGGCACCGGAGGACAGCCAGCTGGCGCAGTACATTCGCGAACAGGaacggcggcagcaggaggagaaggatagCGTCAAGCGGCTTACGTTGAACATCTCCGAGCGGCTCGAGGAAGAAGACTACCAGGAACTGCTGGCCCAATCGTCCCGTGGACCGGATACCATGCGTCCCCGGCCAGTGAAACCAGTCAAGTTCAAGCATCCGCGTGGTGTACCGGATGTGGATGCTATCTTTCACTAA
- the LOC126574940 gene encoding ran-binding protein 9, translated as MADNVPGASAASVKCSNEDDDRSRLATGGSQPQTLSRMFNPNSSSSSSSSSSGQQQQQAGAGAGSTTATTTAATTGPIDRLKMLYPNVNEAVDPLPRSWSSQDKCSTIGLTQNNLRVHYKGIGKSHSDAASVRTAYPIPAACGLYYFEVKIISKGRDGYMGIGLTHTNFKMNRLPGWDKQSYGYHGDDGNSFCSSGNGQPYGPTFTTGDIIGCGVNLVDNTCFYTKNGHHLGIAFRDLPPRLYPTVGLQTPGEVVDANFGQEAFKFDIEDMLKELRASTKATIYNFPLPDDQGDWTVILHKMVSSYLVHHGYSATAEAFARTTGQPMQEDMTSIKNRQKIIKLVLSGRMGQAIEQTIRLYPGLLESNQNLLFMLKCRQFIEMVNGSDFDLGTPSSRTSPVQTSVIQSTKSYQNGNTTTTAGTTIIPDGNDNQGYLKANVLSNANSNSNNGTCIEDDYSNDVEMENGHSNNTSSATNGYKNGTTTARTTNSVSGGTPGAPSVGVDEDDVLEEADDVGRDEDMDVDSSLSPNCKSTNTINATAAKSGVERMLEFGRELFQMSQRLEKEHGVNETNQKMLEDAFSLLAYSNPWASPLGWQLSPSRREAVCAALNSAILESMNYSWRPPLEVCIAHACELLRLMSSSSLGACAFVSVEDILAQNQQH; from the exons ATGGCTGACAATGTCCCTGGTGCTAGTGCCGCAAGTGTAAAGTGTAgtaacgaggacgacgatcgcAGCAGGCTCGCCACCGGAGGTTCCCAACCGCAAACGCTCTCCAGAATGTTCAaccccaacagcagcagcagcagcagtagcagcagcagtggccagcagcaacagcaagctggtgctggcgctggatccaccacggccaccaccactgccgccaccaccggacccaTCGACCGTCTCAAGATGCTGTACCCGAACGTGAACGAGGCCGTGGATCCGCTGCCCCGCTCCTGGAGCTCGCAGGACAAGTGCAGCACCATCGGACTGACGCAAAACAATCTACGTGTTCACTACAAAG GAATTGGCAAATCCCATTCAGATGCTGCCTCGGTGCGTACGGCGTACCCGATACCGGCCGCCTGTGGGTTGTACTACTTCGAGGTGAAGATCATCTCGAAGGGGCGCGATGGTTACATGGGCATCGGGCTGACGCACACCAACTTCAAGATGAATCGGCTGCCGGGCTGGGATAAGCAGTCGTACGGTTACcatggtgacgatggcaacTCATTCTGCTCTTCCGGTAACGGGCAACCGTACGGACCGACCTTCACCACCGGTGACATCATCGGCTGTGGCGTCAATCTCGTGGACAACACGTGCTTCTACACCAAGAACGGTCACCATCTGGGAATCGCCTTCAGAGATCTGCCA CCCCGATTATACCCGACCGTGGGGTTGCAGACACCGGGCGAGGTTGTGGATGCTAATTTTGGCCAGGAAGCCTTCAAGTTCGACATCGAGGACATGCTGAAGGAGCTGCGGGCCAGTACGAAGGCAACGATCTACAATTTTCCGCTGCCGGACGATCAGGGCGATTGGACGGTTATACTGCACAAAATGGTATCATCGTACCTCGTGCACCATGGTTACAGTGCGACGGCCGAAGCGTTTGCacgcaccaccggccagccaaTGCAGGAGGACATGACATCGATCAAGAATCGACAAA AAATCATCAAACTAGTGCTTTCCGGGCGTATGGGACAGGCCATCGAGCAAACCATTCGCCTCTATCCGGGGCTGCTAGAGTCGAATCAAAATCTGCTCTTTATGCTCAAGTGCCGCCAGTTCATCGAGATGGTCAATGGTTCCGACTTTGATCTG GGTACACCGTCGTCAAGGACGAGCCCCGTGCAAACATCGGTGATACAATCAACGAAAAGCTATCAGAACGgaaacaccaccacgacggcgGGCACTACCATCATTCCCGATGGCAACGACAATCAGGGTTACTTAAAAGCGAACGTCCTTAG TAATGCCAACAGCAATAGCAACAATGGTACGTGCATCGAAGATGACTATTCGAACGACGTCGAGATGGAAAATGGTCACAGCAATAACACTAGTAGCGCCACGAATGGTTACAAGAATGGAACCACCACAGCTCGAACTACCAACAGCGTCAGCGGAGGAACTCCCGGTGCTCCGTCCGTCGGAGTGGACGAAGATGACGTGCTAGAGGAAGCGGATGATGTTGGTCGCGATGAGGATATGG ATGTGGATTCCTCGCTGTCGCCAAACTGCAagtccaccaacaccatcaacgcAACGGCCGCAAAATCAGGAGTCGAGCGCATGCTAGAGTTCGGTCGGGAACTGTTTCAGATGAGCCAACGCTTGGAGAAGGAGCATGGTGTGAAtgaaacgaatcaaaagatGTTAGAG GATGCATTTAGTTTATTAGCTTACTCGAATCCTTGGGCGAGCCCTCTCGGTTGGCAGCTGAGCCCGTCCCGTCGTGAAGCTGTCTGTGCTGCTCTCAACTCTGCCATATTAG AATCAATGAATTACTCGTGGCGGCCACCGCTGGAGGTGTGCATAGCGCATGCCTGTGAGCTGCTGCGTCTTATGTCCAGCTCCTCGCTCGGTGCGTGTGCATTCGTGAGCGTCGAGGACATACTGGCCCAGAATCAACAACATTGA